A single Methylobacterium sp. 17Sr1-1 DNA region contains:
- a CDS encoding nitroreductase has product MNAILDLLRTRRSVAPAQLAGPGPSPEELDAILAVASRVPDHGKLAPWRFIVIEGEGQARIGRVVAEAYRADHPEADDKRLALEAGRLAQAPLVIAVVSRAGTHVKIPEWEQVLSAGAACMNLIVAANGLGFRTAWLTEWMAYDRRVLDALGLDPAERLAGFVHVGRAEQVPPDRPRPALPEIVTRY; this is encoded by the coding sequence ATGAACGCAATCCTCGACCTTCTCCGTACCCGCCGCTCGGTCGCGCCGGCGCAGCTCGCCGGCCCCGGCCCGTCCCCCGAGGAGCTGGACGCCATCCTCGCCGTCGCGTCCCGCGTGCCGGACCACGGCAAGCTCGCGCCCTGGCGCTTCATCGTGATCGAGGGCGAGGGACAGGCCCGCATCGGCCGCGTGGTGGCCGAGGCCTACCGGGCCGACCACCCGGAGGCCGACGACAAGCGGCTCGCCCTCGAGGCCGGGCGGCTGGCCCAGGCGCCGCTCGTGATCGCCGTGGTGTCGCGGGCCGGCACGCACGTGAAGATCCCCGAGTGGGAGCAGGTGCTCTCGGCCGGCGCCGCCTGCATGAACCTCATCGTGGCGGCCAACGGTCTTGGCTTTCGCACCGCCTGGCTCACGGAGTGGATGGCCTATGACCGCCGGGTGCTCGACGCGCTGGGCCTCGACCCGGCCGAGCGGCTGGCGGGCTTCGTCCATGTCGGCCGGGCCGAGCAGGTGCCGCCCGACCGGCCGCGGCCGGCGCTGCCTGAGATCGTGACGCGGTACTGA
- a CDS encoding flavin reductase family protein translates to MHYDAETRTLKHNPFKALVAPRPIGWVSALSAEGQLNLSPYSFFNGVGDSPEMVMFSSYGRKDALTFAEEGGEFVCSLATFDLREGMNQSSAPLPRGESEFAFANLATAPSRKVRPPRVADAPAALECQWLQTIPLVPAGGGEAAYFMVIGQVVSMYIDDRFVTPEGRVDTGAMRPIMRGGYFDYFTVVSENRFEMRRPAGGGDMPKR, encoded by the coding sequence ATGCATTACGACGCCGAGACCCGCACCCTGAAGCACAACCCGTTCAAGGCCCTGGTGGCGCCGCGCCCGATCGGCTGGGTCAGCGCGCTCAGCGCCGAAGGCCAGCTGAACCTCTCGCCCTACTCGTTCTTCAACGGGGTCGGGGACAGCCCCGAGATGGTGATGTTCTCCTCCTACGGCCGCAAGGACGCGCTGACCTTCGCGGAGGAGGGTGGCGAGTTCGTCTGCAGCCTCGCGACCTTCGACCTGCGGGAGGGGATGAACCAGTCCTCGGCGCCGTTGCCGCGCGGCGAGAGCGAGTTCGCCTTCGCGAACCTCGCCACGGCGCCCTCGCGCAAGGTGCGCCCGCCGCGGGTGGCGGACGCTCCCGCCGCCCTCGAATGCCAATGGCTCCAGACCATCCCGCTGGTGCCGGCCGGGGGCGGGGAGGCGGCCTACTTCATGGTGATCGGCCAGGTGGTGTCGATGTACATCGACGACCGCTTCGTGACCCCGGAGGGCCGGGTGGATACCGGGGCGATGCGCCCGATCATGCGCGGCGGCTATTTCGATTACTTCACGGTCGTGTCCGAGAACCGCTTCGAGATGCGCCGGCCTGCGGGCGGGGGGGATATGCCGAAGCGGTGA
- a CDS encoding ribbon-helix-helix protein, CopG family encodes MQDAETISITMTSEQLRAVRESVALGEYASTSEVLRDAVRLWQRQREEHAERLNAIRARIRRSLDDPRPSLTLDQVDAHLEELFAEAEKSLKDAGRA; translated from the coding sequence ATGCAGGACGCCGAGACAATCAGCATCACCATGACGTCCGAACAGCTCCGCGCGGTGCGCGAGAGCGTCGCGTTAGGCGAATACGCCTCCACGAGCGAAGTGCTGCGCGACGCGGTGCGCCTCTGGCAGCGCCAGCGGGAGGAGCACGCCGAGCGCCTGAACGCCATCCGCGCCCGCATCCGCCGTTCGCTGGACGATCCGCGTCCATCACTCACGCTCGACCAGGTCGACGCCCATCTGGAAGAACTGTTCGCGGAAGCGGAGAAATCCCTGAAAGACGCCGGACGTGCGTAG
- a CDS encoding type II toxin-antitoxin system RelE/ParE family toxin, which produces MRDRCKRIGDAPHGGRPRDDLEPGLRTVPFEHSAVIAYRVESDRVRITNVFYGGRDFEALYRDHEPDDEG; this is translated from the coding sequence ATCCGGGACCGGTGCAAACGCATCGGCGACGCCCCCCACGGCGGGCGCCCCCGCGACGATTTGGAACCCGGCCTGCGCACCGTGCCGTTCGAGCACAGTGCCGTGATCGCCTACCGGGTGGAATCGGATCGGGTGCGGATCACCAACGTCTTCTACGGCGGACGGGATTTCGAGGCCCTGTATCGCGATCACGAGCCTGATGATGAGGGGTAG
- a CDS encoding transglycosylase SLT domain-containing protein — protein sequence MFLFSNTPSQGTASQGAAQGTGRAASGNPVIDAIRQGAEKTGAAFDYLLSTAQRESSLNPSAKAGTSSATGLFQFIEQTWLGVMKQDGPSLGLGSYADAITARSSGGYTVSDPAARQAILDLRRDPEVASAMAGALTRRNADALSDALGREPNRADLYAAHLLGVRGALTLIRAAEGAPGRSAAADLPEAAAGNRGLFYDRTGRARSASELYAVLGTSPGVPSATATLTAQAAAPTAYAPEAGSGLRSLFQTDARRGPVSDSVAKLWGSRGSGAAAPSYFPRSSDGPVVASAAPAPSPGAPAGIQDTLRDTIQDPNQVPIQDPAATGVPLPPARPREFGGRTRAAVTPSSIQS from the coding sequence ATGTTCCTGTTCAGCAACACGCCGTCGCAAGGGACTGCCAGCCAGGGCGCCGCCCAGGGCACCGGCCGCGCCGCCTCGGGCAACCCGGTGATCGACGCGATCCGCCAGGGCGCCGAGAAGACCGGCGCCGCCTTCGACTACCTGCTCTCGACGGCCCAGCGCGAATCGAGCCTCAACCCGAGCGCCAAGGCAGGCACGTCCTCGGCCACCGGCCTGTTCCAGTTCATCGAGCAGACCTGGCTCGGGGTGATGAAGCAGGACGGCCCGTCGCTCGGCCTCGGCTCCTACGCCGACGCGATCACCGCCCGCTCGTCGGGGGGCTACACGGTGAGCGATCCGGCCGCCCGGCAGGCGATCCTCGACCTGCGGCGCGACCCGGAGGTCGCCTCGGCGATGGCCGGCGCGCTGACCCGCCGCAACGCCGACGCCCTCTCGGACGCGCTCGGCCGCGAGCCGAACCGGGCCGACCTCTACGCCGCCCACCTCCTCGGCGTGCGCGGGGCGCTGACCCTGATCCGGGCCGCCGAGGGCGCGCCGGGGCGCTCCGCCGCCGCCGACCTGCCGGAAGCCGCCGCCGGCAATCGCGGGTTGTTCTACGACCGCACCGGCCGGGCCCGCAGCGCCTCCGAGCTCTACGCCGTGCTCGGCACCAGCCCGGGCGTCCCGTCGGCGACCGCCACGCTCACCGCGCAGGCCGCCGCGCCGACCGCCTACGCGCCCGAGGCCGGCAGCGGCCTGCGCTCGCTGTTCCAGACCGATGCCCGCCGGGGACCCGTCTCCGACAGCGTCGCCAAGCTGTGGGGCAGCCGGGGCAGCGGCGCGGCGGCGCCGAGCTACTTCCCGCGCTCGAGCGACGGGCCGGTGGTCGCCTCCGCGGCGCCCGCACCGTCGCCGGGTGCGCCGGCCGGGATCCAGGATACCCTCCGAGACACGATCCAAGATCCGAACCAAGTTCCGATCCAAGACCCTGCGGCGACCGGCGTGCCCCTGCCGCCGGCCCGGCCGCGGGAATTCGGCGGGCGCACCCGCGCCGCCGTCACGCCCTCCTCGATCCAGTCCTGA